A stretch of the Flavobacterium sp. 5 genome encodes the following:
- the udk gene encoding uridine kinase codes for MLIIGIAGGTGSGKTTVVHQIMNELPEAEVGIISQDSYYKETHDLSYEDRSNINFDHPRAIDFELLVAHLKELKAGNIINQPVYSFVQHNRTDDVVITHPRKVMIIEGILILTNPELRKLFDIKIYVHADSDERLIRRLKRDIAERGRDMNEVLNRYQHTLKPMHEQFIEPTKAFADIIIPNDRFNTVAIDVVRAVINQRIL; via the coding sequence ATGCTAATTATAGGAATTGCAGGAGGAACGGGGTCCGGAAAAACAACAGTAGTACATCAAATTATGAATGAACTGCCAGAAGCCGAAGTCGGTATTATTTCTCAAGACTCTTATTATAAAGAAACACACGATTTAAGTTACGAAGATCGTTCAAACATTAATTTTGACCACCCTAGAGCTATTGATTTTGAATTGTTGGTAGCACATCTCAAAGAATTAAAAGCCGGAAATATTATCAATCAACCTGTCTATTCTTTTGTACAACACAACAGAACCGATGATGTTGTTATTACACATCCTCGAAAAGTAATGATTATAGAAGGAATTTTAATCCTAACTAATCCTGAATTAAGAAAGCTTTTTGACATCAAAATATATGTACATGCCGATTCGGACGAACGTTTAATCCGACGTTTAAAAAGAGATATTGCCGAACGTGGACGAGACATGAATGAAGTTTTAAACCGCTATCAACACACCTTAAAACCAATGCACGAACAATTCATTGAACCAACAAAGGCTTTTGCTGATATTATAATTCCTAACGATAGATTTAATACTGTAGCTATAGATGTAGTTCGTGCAGTAATAAATCAACGTATTTTATAA
- a CDS encoding glyceraldehyde-3-phosphate dehydrogenase, whose translation MTKMDLYEKEVSLQADRRRSGVELIKIISDLWYDKSIELVLFRNQLIDRNVSEIINLHEYAGKFIGKPISVSDSVEIASVILSLDLPPSKLDIGKLTYEYRLEDEKYPDVRHFVLHKLKKAKLTKEIKPKDVVLYGFGRIGRLLARELMSKTGKGEQMRLRAIVTRDKNDATSLEKRASLLRYDSIHGDFQGSVVADTKNNALIINGTTVHIITANTPEEIDYTNYGIEKALVIDNTGAFTSKEALSRHLVSKGVAKVLLTAPGKGIPNIVHGVNQNEYNPDEIDIFSAASCTTNAITPILKAIEDTLGVVKGHLETIHAYTNDQNLVDNMHNKYRRGRAAALNMVITETGAGTAVAKALPTLEGKLTSNAIRVPVPNGSLVVLNLEVNKETSVEDINAIMKKYALEGELVEQIKYSLNNELVSSDIVGTSAPSIYDSNATIVSKDGKNIVLYIWYDNEYGYSHQVIRLAKYIAKVRRFTYY comes from the coding sequence ATGACTAAAATGGATTTATACGAAAAAGAGGTTTCGTTACAAGCCGACAGAAGACGTTCAGGAGTAGAATTAATTAAAATCATCAGCGATTTATGGTATGACAAATCCATTGAGCTGGTTTTGTTCCGCAATCAATTAATAGACAGAAATGTAAGTGAGATTATTAACTTACATGAATACGCTGGTAAATTTATTGGTAAACCCATTTCGGTTTCAGACTCAGTTGAAATTGCCAGTGTTATACTTTCTTTAGACTTACCACCATCCAAATTAGATATCGGTAAACTTACTTACGAATACCGATTAGAAGACGAAAAATATCCAGATGTAAGACATTTTGTTTTACACAAACTCAAAAAAGCCAAATTAACCAAAGAAATCAAACCAAAAGACGTTGTCCTTTACGGTTTTGGACGTATCGGACGCTTATTAGCGCGCGAGCTAATGTCCAAAACTGGTAAAGGTGAACAAATGCGCTTGAGAGCCATTGTCACGAGAGACAAAAACGACGCTACAAGTTTAGAAAAAAGAGCTTCTTTATTGCGCTACGATTCCATTCACGGAGATTTTCAAGGCTCAGTTGTGGCAGATACAAAAAACAACGCCTTAATCATCAACGGTACAACCGTACATATCATCACTGCCAATACTCCAGAAGAAATTGATTATACGAACTACGGAATCGAAAAAGCCCTTGTAATCGACAACACAGGTGCCTTCACATCCAAAGAAGCTTTAAGTCGCCACTTGGTATCCAAAGGTGTTGCCAAAGTATTACTTACTGCCCCAGGAAAAGGGATTCCAAACATTGTTCACGGTGTAAACCAAAACGAATACAACCCAGACGAAATCGACATTTTCTCAGCAGCATCCTGTACTACCAATGCCATTACTCCGATTCTAAAAGCGATTGAAGACACTTTGGGCGTTGTAAAAGGACACTTAGAAACTATTCATGCCTACACTAACGATCAAAATTTGGTCGATAATATGCACAACAAATACCGTCGTGGCAGAGCTGCAGCACTAAATATGGTTATCACCGAAACCGGTGCAGGAACCGCAGTAGCCAAGGCATTACCTACATTAGAAGGGAAATTAACCTCCAATGCCATCCGCGTTCCAGTTCCAAATGGCTCATTGGTAGTGCTGAATCTTGAAGTAAACAAAGAAACTTCGGTAGAAGACATCAACGCCATCATGAAAAAATATGCATTAGAAGGCGAATTGGTCGAACAAATCAAATATTCTCTAAATAACGAATTGGTTTCTTCAGATATTGTAGGAACTTCGGCACCATCTATCTATGACAGCAACGCAACTATCGTTTCCAAAGATGGTAAAAATATAGTGCTTTACATTTGGTACGACAACGAATACGGCTATAGCCATCAAGTAATTCGACTTGCCAAATACATTGCCAAAGTAAGACGCTTTACATACTACTAA
- a CDS encoding peptidoglycan-binding protein LysM → MIKKWYFYTTLIVVVAFLSLGFKPSKLESTPWFLIHETDDTSYLLPSLNVNDYTNSEIPYTGTFFIGYKEAIGFKESQGKYRKINSLGYLGKYQFGVETLKTIGIHDSAAFLNSPRMQEKAFIALLAKNKWELRNIIDRYEGTVLNGTRITESGILAAAHLAGVGSVKKYFRYKGKRLFKDAYGTSLRSYMLRFGGYDTSFIVADSNASVY, encoded by the coding sequence ATGATAAAAAAATGGTATTTTTACACAACTTTAATTGTTGTAGTAGCTTTTTTAAGCTTAGGTTTTAAACCATCCAAATTAGAATCAACCCCATGGTTCCTAATTCATGAAACAGATGATACATCCTACTTGCTGCCATCATTAAATGTGAACGATTATACCAATTCTGAAATTCCTTATACCGGAACTTTCTTTATTGGATATAAAGAAGCAATCGGCTTCAAAGAGTCACAGGGAAAATACAGAAAAATTAATTCTCTTGGTTATTTAGGAAAATACCAATTCGGTGTTGAAACTTTAAAAACTATCGGTATACACGATAGTGCAGCTTTCCTTAACAGTCCCAGAATGCAGGAAAAAGCTTTTATTGCTTTGCTGGCCAAAAACAAATGGGAACTCAGAAATATTATTGACAGGTATGAAGGAACCGTTTTGAATGGAACCCGTATTACAGAGTCTGGAATTTTAGCAGCGGCGCATCTTGCTGGTGTAGGTTCTGTTAAAAAATATTTCAGATATAAAGGGAAACGACTTTTTAAAGACGCTTACGGTACTTCATTAAGAAGTTATATGTTGCGATTTGGAGGTTATGATACTTCTTTTATCGTTGCAGATAGTAACGCCAGCGTTTACTAG
- a CDS encoding septum formation initiator family protein: MKNPFKDNYWFKFLSNKYIWVSLSFLIWMVFLDNYSYFEHRFLDKQIDELQDNATYYQGEIKKDEENIKQLKNPLQIEKYAREKYYMKKDSEDIYIIQFDGDTVKKK, translated from the coding sequence ATGAAGAATCCATTTAAAGACAACTATTGGTTTAAATTTCTGAGTAACAAGTACATTTGGGTCTCGTTATCATTTTTAATCTGGATGGTTTTTCTAGATAATTACTCTTATTTTGAACATCGTTTTTTAGACAAACAGATAGATGAATTACAAGATAATGCAACTTATTATCAGGGAGAAATCAAGAAAGATGAAGAAAACATCAAACAGTTAAAAAATCCTTTGCAAATAGAGAAGTATGCCCGTGAAAAATACTATATGAAAAAAGATAGTGAAGATATTTATATCATCCAATTTGATGGTGATACTGTCAAGAAAAAATAA
- a CDS encoding methylmalonyl-CoA mutase subunit beta has product MAKNLFDDFSSVSAKLWKQKIQFELNGADYNETLIWNSPEGIKVKPFYDKEDFTKKHSFSTKASQFKICQNIFVFDLDKSIEKALDSINRGAESIRFTIPQENINITKLLEKLPLEKIVIYFHFQFISIDFVKKIDTIAKEKKATIFCLLDPIGQLAKDGNWYQTEEKNNFDTLNILSKETASLSLISINSGLYQNAGANMVQQIAYCLAHANEYLNRIAVINKPIVFQISVGTNYFFEIAKLRAFRLLFKKIAQEYQHNLDCHIIVTPTKRNKTIYDYNVNMLRTTTECMSAILGGADAIANLPYDALYHKDNEFGDRIARNQLLILKDESYFDKVDNPADGSYYIENLTNQLAEKALVLFKDIESKGGFLKQLNEGVIKRKIQETADAEQALFDSGKETLLGTNKYPNKNDKMKQDLELFPFVKIKPRKTLITPIIEKRLAEKLEQERLATE; this is encoded by the coding sequence ATGGCCAAGAATTTATTCGACGATTTCAGCTCAGTTTCAGCAAAACTTTGGAAACAAAAAATTCAATTTGAACTCAACGGAGCCGATTATAATGAAACCTTAATCTGGAATTCTCCCGAGGGCATCAAAGTAAAACCATTTTACGATAAAGAAGATTTCACCAAAAAGCATTCCTTTTCTACAAAAGCTTCACAATTCAAAATTTGCCAAAACATCTTTGTTTTCGACCTTGATAAATCCATAGAAAAAGCATTAGATTCTATTAATCGTGGTGCAGAAAGTATACGCTTTACAATTCCACAAGAAAATATAAACATTACCAAACTATTGGAAAAACTTCCTTTAGAAAAAATTGTTATTTACTTTCATTTCCAATTCATCTCAATCGATTTCGTTAAAAAGATTGATACAATTGCTAAAGAAAAAAAGGCAACAATTTTTTGTCTTTTAGATCCAATAGGACAATTAGCCAAAGATGGAAATTGGTATCAAACTGAAGAGAAAAATAATTTTGACACCCTGAATATACTTTCAAAAGAAACGGCATCGCTTTCACTTATAAGCATTAATAGTGGTTTGTATCAAAATGCTGGAGCCAATATGGTTCAGCAAATTGCTTACTGCCTAGCACACGCTAATGAATATCTAAACCGAATAGCCGTTATAAACAAACCTATTGTTTTCCAAATATCAGTAGGAACCAATTATTTCTTTGAAATTGCAAAACTTAGAGCTTTCCGACTTCTATTTAAGAAAATTGCTCAGGAGTACCAACACAATCTAGATTGTCACATAATAGTTACTCCAACGAAACGCAACAAAACCATTTACGATTATAATGTAAATATGCTTCGTACCACAACTGAATGCATGAGTGCTATTCTTGGTGGGGCTGATGCTATTGCAAACTTACCTTATGATGCTTTGTACCACAAAGACAATGAATTTGGCGATAGAATTGCACGGAATCAATTGCTGATATTAAAAGATGAAAGTTATTTTGATAAAGTAGATAATCCTGCAGATGGTAGTTATTACATTGAAAACTTAACCAATCAGTTGGCTGAAAAAGCTTTAGTATTATTTAAAGATATTGAATCTAAAGGTGGATTTCTAAAACAACTCAACGAAGGTGTTATTAAAAGAAAAATTCAAGAAACCGCAGATGCCGAACAAGCTTTGTTTGATTCTGGAAAAGAAACATTATTAGGAACCAATAAATATCCTAACAAAAATGACAAGATGAAGCAGGACTTAGAATTGTTTCCTTTTGTAAAAATAAAACCCCGAAAAACATTAATTACACCAATTATTGAAAAACGATTGGCCGAAAAATTGGAACAGGAACGATTAGCTACTGAGTAA
- a CDS encoding trypsin-like peptidase domain-containing protein, whose translation MKQISKLFVVSLLSGATTLGAYKLLFDSNGYFSSNKQEITTLAPESYGRQVNLAAENIDFTVAADKTIHTVVHVKNVSVRNVSNPIMEYFYGYGGQQQQEQVGTGSGVIISEDGYIVTNNHVVKDASDIEITLNNKKTYKAKLIGTDSKMDIALLKIDADEKLPYSTFANSDSVKVGEWVLAVGNPYNLTSTVTAGIVSAKARNLDTRGIQSFIQTDAAVNPGNSGGALVNTRGELIGINTMISSMTGSYVGYSFAVPSNNARKIIEDIMEFGNVQRGILGVEGGELNGTASKELGVIQTQGFYINKVAKNSGAEKAKLQKGDIIVKLDNQDIATFADLSGYVNTKRPNDKIQVTILRDNKSMIVPVVLSKNESFSTDFKGMELENINADDKKRFKLNYGVKIKDISNENLAQYSEELKGNIIISIDNVKATDVETVSKILNNKDERQSTRIEMITKNGEIIRIII comes from the coding sequence ATGAAACAAATTTCAAAATTATTCGTGGTATCCTTGTTGAGTGGCGCAACAACTCTTGGAGCGTATAAATTATTATTTGACAGCAATGGTTATTTTTCGTCTAATAAGCAAGAAATCACTACACTTGCTCCAGAATCTTACGGCAGACAAGTTAATTTAGCTGCCGAAAACATTGATTTTACGGTCGCTGCAGACAAAACAATTCATACAGTAGTTCACGTAAAAAACGTATCTGTTAGAAATGTCTCCAATCCTATAATGGAATACTTTTATGGCTACGGAGGGCAGCAGCAACAAGAACAGGTTGGAACTGGTTCGGGAGTAATTATTTCGGAAGATGGCTATATCGTAACGAACAACCACGTTGTAAAAGACGCTTCGGACATTGAAATCACCCTGAACAACAAAAAAACATACAAAGCAAAACTCATCGGAACTGATTCTAAAATGGATATTGCTTTACTTAAAATTGATGCCGACGAAAAACTTCCATACTCGACCTTTGCCAATTCTGATTCGGTAAAAGTGGGCGAATGGGTATTGGCCGTTGGAAATCCGTATAATTTAACCTCTACAGTAACGGCTGGAATTGTTTCTGCCAAAGCCAGAAATCTGGATACTAGAGGAATTCAATCCTTCATACAAACTGATGCTGCAGTAAACCCTGGAAACAGTGGTGGTGCATTAGTAAATACCAGAGGAGAATTAATCGGAATCAATACTATGATTTCATCTATGACAGGTTCGTATGTTGGATATTCATTTGCCGTTCCTTCTAATAATGCCCGAAAAATAATTGAAGACATCATGGAATTTGGCAATGTACAAAGAGGAATCCTTGGTGTTGAAGGCGGAGAATTAAACGGAACTGCATCCAAAGAACTAGGCGTTATACAAACTCAAGGTTTTTATATTAACAAAGTAGCCAAAAACTCTGGTGCCGAAAAAGCTAAACTTCAAAAAGGAGATATCATTGTTAAACTAGACAATCAGGATATTGCCACATTTGCTGATTTGTCAGGATATGTAAATACCAAAAGGCCAAATGACAAAATCCAAGTCACTATCCTAAGAGACAACAAATCGATGATAGTCCCTGTTGTATTAAGTAAAAATGAATCTTTTAGTACCGATTTCAAAGGAATGGAACTAGAAAATATTAATGCTGATGACAAAAAGAGATTCAAATTGAATTATGGTGTAAAAATTAAAGACATCAGCAATGAAAACTTAGCACAATACAGTGAAGAATTGAAAGGGAACATCATCATTAGCATCGATAATGTAAAAGCGACCGATGTAGAAACCGTTTCTAAAATTTTGAATAATAAAGACGAAAGACAAAGTACCCGTATCGAAATGATAACTAAAAATGGAGAAATCATTCGAATCATTATCTAA
- the mltG gene encoding endolytic transglycosylase MltG — MNLKRIVSLASVALISVLIIYGAVLMYQIFSGNTKFEEKELYVYVPTDSNYEQVKQLLAPYVKDISRFEMVAGKTSYPENVKAGRFLLKKGMNSYELVKAMKFNDPVSLAFNNQERVENLAGRVGAQIEPDSLELLNTFKDSIFLKENGFNDENVFVMFIPNTYEVYWNTSALKFRDKMIKEYHNFWNKERTAKAAAQGLTPIQATILASIVHKESVKKDERPRIAGVYLNRLKLEMPLQADPTVIFAMKKKSNDFNQVIKRVFYNDLIMKNPYNTYVNIGLPPGPIAMPDITALEAVLNPEKNNYIYFCASVERFGYHEFAATLSEHNKNAEKYSAWINSQGVQR, encoded by the coding sequence TTGAATCTAAAAAGAATAGTATCATTAGCATCTGTTGCATTAATATCAGTATTGATTATTTACGGAGCCGTTTTGATGTATCAAATTTTTAGTGGTAACACAAAGTTTGAAGAAAAAGAACTGTATGTTTATGTGCCTACAGACTCTAATTATGAACAGGTGAAGCAATTACTTGCACCTTATGTAAAAGATATAAGCCGTTTTGAAATGGTGGCTGGAAAAACAAGTTATCCTGAGAATGTAAAAGCGGGTCGGTTTTTACTAAAGAAAGGGATGAATAGTTATGAGTTGGTCAAAGCGATGAAGTTTAATGACCCTGTAAGTCTGGCTTTTAACAATCAGGAGCGTGTCGAGAATTTAGCAGGTCGTGTTGGAGCTCAGATAGAGCCTGATAGTTTGGAGTTATTAAATACGTTTAAAGATTCTATCTTTTTGAAAGAAAACGGTTTTAATGATGAAAATGTATTCGTAATGTTTATTCCAAATACGTATGAAGTGTATTGGAATACTTCAGCGCTGAAGTTTCGTGATAAAATGATTAAGGAATATCATAATTTTTGGAATAAAGAAAGAACGGCAAAAGCAGCTGCACAAGGTTTAACACCTATTCAAGCTACTATTTTGGCTTCGATTGTTCACAAAGAGTCGGTTAAAAAAGATGAAAGACCAAGAATTGCCGGTGTTTATTTGAACAGATTGAAATTAGAAATGCCTTTGCAGGCAGATCCAACGGTAATTTTTGCAATGAAAAAGAAGTCGAATGATTTTAATCAAGTTATAAAAAGAGTTTTCTATAATGATTTGATTATGAAAAATCCTTATAACACGTATGTGAATATTGGACTTCCTCCAGGACCAATTGCAATGCCTGATATTACAGCACTTGAAGCAGTTTTAAATCCTGAAAAAAATAATTATATCTATTTCTGTGCAAGTGTAGAACGTTTTGGTTATCATGAATTTGCGGCAACTTTGTCTGAGCATAATAAAAATGCTGAAAAATATTCGGCATGGATTAATAGCCAAGGAGTACAGCGATAA
- a CDS encoding GNAT family N-acetyltransferase: MKTLKGNNIYIRALEPNDLEFIYAIENDQRIWEVSNTQTPYSRFLVKQYLENAHQDIYEAKQLRLAICQDQDFPALGLIDLFDFDPKNNRAGVGIVIQDVDNRNQSIGSEALDLLIHYSFHNLNLHQLYANIGCENEASIALFTKFGFQKIGVKKDWTLINGVYKDEAIFQLINNNTSGSELAL; the protein is encoded by the coding sequence ATGAAAACATTAAAAGGCAACAACATTTACATCCGTGCACTTGAACCCAATGATTTGGAGTTTATTTATGCAATCGAAAATGACCAGCGTATTTGGGAAGTGAGTAATACACAAACACCTTACAGTCGTTTTTTGGTGAAGCAATATTTAGAAAATGCTCATCAGGATATTTATGAAGCCAAGCAATTGCGATTGGCTATTTGTCAAGACCAGGATTTTCCAGCTTTGGGACTAATTGATCTTTTTGATTTTGATCCAAAGAATAATAGAGCAGGTGTCGGGATTGTAATTCAAGATGTTGACAATAGAAATCAAAGTATTGGATCGGAAGCTTTAGACTTACTTATACATTACTCTTTTCATAATCTAAATTTACATCAATTATATGCAAATATTGGGTGTGAAAATGAAGCTAGTATTGCTCTTTTTACTAAATTTGGTTTCCAAAAAATAGGCGTAAAAAAAGATTGGACTCTGATTAACGGAGTTTACAAAGACGAAGCCATCTTTCAATTAATTAATAATAACACGAGCGGCAGTGAACTGGCGCTATAA
- the scpA gene encoding methylmalonyl-CoA mutase, translating to MKRKDLQHIKLESSSNLETTPLENEQHFLTAEGIEVHKTYSEKDIETLEHLDFAAGFAPNLRGPYASMYVRRPWTIRQYAGFSTAQESNAFYRRNLAAGQKGLSIAFDLPTHRGYDSDHERVVGDVGKAGVAIDSVEDMKVLFDQIPLDEMSVSMTMNGAVLPIMAFYIVAAEEQGIKPEQLSGTIQNDILKEFMVRNTYIYPPTPSMKIIADIFEFTSNKMPKFNSISISGYHMQEAGATADIELAYTLADGLEYIRTGLATGMKIDEFAPRLSFFWAIGMNHFMEIAKMRAARMIWAKLLKQFNPKDEKSLALRTHCQTSGWSLTEQDPFNNVARTCIEATAAVFGGTQSLHTNALDEAIALPTDFSARIARNTQIFLQEETKITKTVDPWAGSYYVESLTNEIVEKAWKLIEEVEELGGMTKAIETGIPKIRIEEAAARKQARIDSSQDIIVGVNKYRLEKEDPLQILDVDNQMVRQQQLEQLEKIKATRDSNKVQTSLQRLIDCAQTGQGNLLEIAVEAARNRCTLGEISNALETVFGRYKAQIKSFSGVYSKEMKDDKSFEKAKQLADTFAKQEGRRPRIMIAKMGQDGHDRGAKVVATGYADVGFDVDIGPLFQTPAEAAKQAVENDVHILGVSSLAAGHKTLVPQVIEELKKYGREDIMVIVGGVIPTQDYQFLFDAGAVAVFGPGTKISEAAIKILEILID from the coding sequence ATGAAAAGAAAAGATTTACAACATATAAAGCTTGAAAGTTCCAGTAATTTGGAAACAACTCCTTTGGAAAATGAACAGCATTTTCTAACAGCTGAAGGAATTGAAGTCCATAAAACCTATTCTGAAAAAGACATCGAAACTCTCGAACATCTTGATTTTGCGGCTGGTTTTGCACCGAACTTGCGTGGTCCTTATGCCTCCATGTATGTTCGCAGACCTTGGACAATTCGTCAATACGCAGGATTTTCTACAGCACAGGAAAGCAATGCTTTTTATAGAAGGAATCTTGCTGCAGGACAAAAAGGACTTTCAATCGCTTTTGATTTACCAACTCATAGAGGTTATGATTCTGATCACGAACGTGTAGTTGGTGATGTTGGAAAAGCTGGAGTAGCTATCGATTCAGTCGAAGATATGAAAGTATTATTCGATCAGATTCCACTTGATGAAATGTCAGTTTCAATGACTATGAATGGTGCAGTTTTACCTATTATGGCTTTTTATATCGTTGCCGCCGAAGAACAAGGTATTAAACCAGAACAACTTTCGGGGACCATTCAAAATGACATCCTGAAAGAATTCATGGTACGTAATACCTACATCTATCCACCCACTCCATCGATGAAAATTATCGCTGATATTTTTGAATTCACGAGTAATAAAATGCCGAAATTCAATTCTATATCCATATCAGGATACCACATGCAGGAAGCTGGAGCAACTGCTGACATCGAATTAGCTTATACTCTCGCAGATGGATTGGAATACATTAGAACAGGGTTAGCAACTGGAATGAAAATAGATGAATTTGCCCCGCGTCTGTCTTTTTTCTGGGCGATTGGGATGAATCATTTTATGGAAATTGCCAAGATGAGAGCTGCCAGAATGATTTGGGCAAAACTGTTAAAGCAATTCAACCCTAAAGATGAAAAGTCATTGGCACTTAGAACTCATTGTCAGACATCAGGCTGGAGCTTAACAGAACAAGATCCATTCAATAATGTGGCCCGTACCTGTATAGAAGCGACAGCAGCCGTTTTTGGAGGAACACAATCCCTACACACCAATGCACTCGATGAAGCAATTGCTTTGCCAACCGACTTCTCAGCACGGATAGCCCGAAACACCCAAATCTTTTTACAGGAAGAAACTAAAATCACCAAAACTGTAGATCCATGGGCAGGAAGTTATTATGTAGAAAGCTTAACCAACGAAATTGTTGAAAAAGCTTGGAAACTCATTGAAGAAGTAGAAGAATTAGGCGGAATGACCAAAGCCATTGAAACCGGTATACCAAAAATTCGCATTGAAGAAGCTGCCGCACGTAAACAAGCCCGAATAGACAGTAGTCAAGACATAATTGTTGGAGTTAACAAATACCGATTAGAAAAAGAAGATCCATTACAAATTCTAGATGTAGACAACCAAATGGTTCGACAACAACAACTGGAACAATTAGAAAAAATAAAAGCAACCAGAGATTCAAATAAAGTACAAACATCGCTTCAAAGATTAATTGATTGTGCTCAAACTGGACAGGGCAATTTATTAGAAATTGCTGTAGAAGCAGCCAGAAATCGTTGTACATTGGGAGAAATCAGCAATGCCTTAGAGACAGTTTTTGGAAGATATAAAGCTCAAATTAAATCTTTTAGTGGCGTATATAGCAAAGAAATGAAAGACGACAAAAGCTTTGAAAAAGCAAAACAGCTAGCAGACACCTTTGCCAAACAAGAAGGACGTCGCCCAAGAATAATGATTGCCAAAATGGGACAAGATGGTCATGATCGCGGAGCAAAAGTAGTTGCTACTGGCTATGCAGATGTAGGTTTTGATGTTGATATTGGTCCATTATTTCAAACTCCAGCCGAAGCAGCCAAACAAGCTGTCGAAAATGATGTGCATATTCTTGGAGTTTCTTCACTCGCAGCAGGGCATAAAACACTAGTACCGCAGGTAATCGAAGAATTAAAAAAATACGGCAGAGAAGATATTATGGTAATTGTTGGAGGAGTTATCCCAACACAAGATTATCAATTTTTATTCGATGCAGGGGCAGTAGCTGTTTTTGGTCCTGGAACTAAAATTAGTGAGGCCGCTATTAAAATATTAGAAATACTAATCGACTGA
- the dapF gene encoding diaminopimelate epimerase, translating to MQLEFYKYQGAGNDFVMIDNRAGFFPKDNTQLIAHLCDRRFGIGGDGLILLENDSETDFKMVYYNSDGNQSSMCGNGGRCLVAFAKDLEVIENATTFIATDGLHHATFEDNGLVSLQMIDVPAIDIKKEYSFLNTGSPHHVQMVEDLEHYNVKDNGAAIRYGELYGTAGSNINFVKKIDDTTFRLRTYERGVEDETLACGTGATAVAIAMNATGETNATAINVNVEGGKLVVSFDKNDGVYTNVFLKGPAEFVFKGIITV from the coding sequence ATGCAATTAGAATTTTATAAATATCAAGGTGCTGGAAACGATTTTGTTATGATTGACAATCGTGCTGGTTTTTTTCCAAAAGACAATACACAGTTGATTGCTCATTTGTGTGACAGACGTTTTGGAATAGGAGGCGACGGACTTATTTTGTTAGAAAATGACTCAGAGACTGATTTCAAAATGGTGTATTACAACTCAGATGGAAATCAAAGTTCAATGTGTGGCAATGGAGGACGTTGTTTGGTAGCTTTCGCTAAAGATTTAGAAGTGATTGAAAATGCAACTACTTTTATCGCTACAGATGGTTTGCATCACGCAACATTTGAAGATAATGGATTGGTTTCTCTACAAATGATTGATGTACCTGCGATTGATATCAAAAAAGAATATTCATTTTTGAATACGGGTTCTCCTCATCATGTACAAATGGTCGAAGATTTGGAACATTACAATGTAAAAGATAATGGCGCTGCTATCCGCTACGGAGAATTGTATGGTACAGCAGGCAGCAATATTAATTTTGTAAAAAAAATAGACGATACTACTTTTAGACTTCGCACTTACGAAAGAGGTGTTGAAGACGAAACGTTAGCTTGCGGTACAGGAGCTACAGCTGTAGCCATCGCTATGAACGCTACCGGCGAAACCAATGCCACCGCTATTAATGTTAATGTCGAAGGAGGAAAGCTTGTCGTTTCTTTTGATAAAAATGATGGTGTGTACACCAATGTTTTCTTGAAAGGACCAGCAGAATTTGTTTTTAAAGGTATTATTACTGTTTAA